The following are encoded in a window of Paracoccus seriniphilus genomic DNA:
- a CDS encoding formylglycine-generating enzyme family protein, producing MTEDCRPKACCGSTRAEMGGASQHRDAEFLRLAQAVQPAAPEVTAQLRERLKPIPGGIYEMGARKSTYPADLDSPRRKVKLRPFLMSPFSVTNADYARFVEATGYRTVAEQEGWTFVFHLLLPDPSAWPESPPGLHWWRRVDGACWSAPEGPGTDISGREDHPVTHVAWYDALAYCNWSGLRLPTEAEWERAARGGLAKRKFPWGDEMKPGGEFAMNTFQGEFPMRNTGEDGWIGTAPVDAFRPNGYGMYNMTGNVWEWVADLFGPRPPAGRLPDFDPRGADSGYARVQRGGSYLCHASYCDRYHVHSRTRNDPDSSTGNCGFRVASDIPDGD from the coding sequence ATGACCGAGGATTGTAGACCCAAGGCATGCTGCGGCAGCACCCGCGCGGAAATGGGCGGCGCCAGCCAGCATCGAGATGCGGAATTCCTGCGTCTGGCACAGGCGGTCCAACCTGCCGCTCCCGAGGTGACGGCGCAGTTGCGCGAACGCCTGAAGCCCATTCCCGGCGGTATCTATGAGATGGGCGCGCGCAAATCGACCTATCCCGCCGATCTGGACAGCCCGCGGCGCAAGGTCAAGCTGCGCCCCTTTCTGATGTCGCCCTTCAGTGTCACCAATGCCGATTACGCGCGGTTCGTCGAAGCCACCGGCTATCGCACAGTGGCCGAGCAGGAGGGCTGGACCTTTGTCTTTCACCTGTTGCTTCCCGATCCCTCGGCATGGCCCGAAAGCCCTCCGGGGCTGCATTGGTGGCGGCGGGTCGACGGAGCCTGCTGGTCCGCCCCTGAAGGTCCGGGCACGGATATATCCGGGCGTGAAGATCACCCGGTCACCCATGTCGCATGGTATGACGCGCTGGCCTATTGCAACTGGTCTGGGCTGCGCTTGCCCACGGAAGCCGAATGGGAACGCGCGGCGCGTGGTGGCCTGGCCAAGCGCAAATTCCCCTGGGGGGACGAGATGAAGCCCGGCGGTGAATTTGCCATGAACACCTTTCAGGGCGAATTCCCGATGCGCAATACCGGCGAAGATGGCTGGATCGGCACCGCACCGGTTGATGCCTTCCGCCCGAATGGCTATGGCATGTACAATATGACCGGCAATGTCTGGGAATGGGTCGCTGATCTCTTCGGGCCGCGGCCACCGGCAGGGCGCTTGCCCGACTTCGATCCGCGCGGGGCCGACAGCGGCTATGCCCGTGTCCAGCGTGGCGGATCCTATCTGTGCCACGCCAGCTATTGTGATCGCTATCACGTGCATTCGCGGACGCGGAACGATCCCGACAGTTCGACCGGCAACTGCGGATTCCGCGTCGCCAGCGACATTCCCGATGGGGATTGA
- a CDS encoding aldehyde dehydrogenase family protein yields the protein MKFPTRMYLCGELREAATTLPVENPATEQHVVTVATAAGDEVRQALNCARDAFPTWSRTSIAERQAWMRKLRAEVIANEDYLRLCIHQEMGKSWASTQEDFDSLKNSLAFYAEEIARLHDYGLADRPGTHCHRMVHEPAGVAVAFLAWNFPLLNLAFKIGPAMAAGCPIIIRPSNDTPISAYAVGELCHRIGLPKGVVQIIATASHEDADMLSASTIPAVLTLIGSTETGRHIMRTGSTSIKKYSMELGGNAPALVFDDADVDQAVATLCGVKFSNAGQICVSPNRVFVHRRVLDSFTAKAVAHAKGATVGWDREADITTGPLINRKAFLRNKTLVDDAVEKGARLLAGGDRPASLSRGHYLAPTVLADVDDRMKVYRQESFGPIISIIPFDDDTPLAEMANDGEEGGLTAYVFTRDLARAEHYASLLRYGEIQINGVKYDIDLPHGGIGQSGIGHDCSALALHDYLVLKRVTRALPSVSASGDMA from the coding sequence ATGAAATTTCCGACCAGAATGTATCTCTGTGGCGAATTGCGCGAGGCTGCGACCACGCTGCCGGTGGAAAACCCTGCCACCGAACAGCATGTCGTCACGGTGGCGACTGCCGCCGGGGATGAGGTGAGGCAGGCCCTGAACTGCGCCCGCGACGCCTTTCCGACATGGTCACGAACATCCATTGCCGAGCGGCAAGCCTGGATGCGAAAGCTGCGCGCCGAAGTCATCGCGAACGAAGACTACCTGCGCCTGTGCATTCACCAAGAAATGGGCAAGTCGTGGGCCTCGACCCAAGAGGATTTCGACAGCCTCAAGAACTCTCTGGCGTTCTATGCCGAGGAGATCGCGCGCCTCCATGACTACGGGCTGGCGGATCGGCCCGGCACGCATTGTCACCGGATGGTTCATGAACCGGCAGGCGTTGCAGTGGCCTTTCTGGCATGGAATTTTCCGCTTCTGAACCTGGCTTTCAAGATTGGCCCGGCCATGGCGGCGGGCTGTCCGATCATCATACGACCCTCGAACGACACACCGATCTCGGCATATGCGGTGGGCGAATTGTGCCATCGCATCGGCCTGCCCAAAGGCGTGGTCCAGATCATCGCAACCGCAAGCCATGAGGACGCGGATATGCTGTCGGCCTCGACCATCCCCGCAGTGCTGACACTGATCGGCTCGACCGAGACAGGCCGGCACATCATGCGAACGGGGTCAACCAGCATCAAGAAATACTCGATGGAACTGGGCGGAAACGCCCCTGCCCTTGTCTTCGATGATGCCGATGTCGATCAGGCCGTTGCTACCCTCTGCGGTGTGAAGTTCAGCAACGCCGGACAGATCTGCGTATCGCCCAACCGGGTCTTTGTACATCGCAGGGTTCTGGACAGTTTCACTGCCAAGGCCGTGGCGCATGCCAAGGGGGCGACTGTGGGCTGGGACCGGGAAGCCGATATCACCACCGGCCCCCTGATCAATCGCAAGGCGTTCCTGAGAAACAAGACCCTCGTTGATGACGCGGTAGAGAAAGGCGCGCGTCTTCTTGCAGGTGGCGACCGCCCCGCCAGCCTGAGCCGGGGTCACTATCTGGCACCGACAGTCCTGGCAGATGTCGATGACAGGATGAAGGTCTATCGCCAGGAAAGCTTTGGCCCGATCATTTCGATCATCCCCTTCGACGATGATACACCTCTGGCGGAAATGGCCAATGATGGCGAGGAAGGCGGGCTGACGGCCTATGTCTTTACCCGCGATCTCGCCCGCGCCGAACATTACGCCAGCTTGCTGCGATATGGAGAAATCCAGATCAACGGCGTCAAATATGACATCGACCTGCCCCATGGCGGCATCGGGCAATCGGGGATCGGGCATGACTGCTCGGCTCTCGCCTTGCATGACTACCTTGTGCTGAAGCGCGTGACGCGCGCCCTGCCCTCGGTCTCGGCATCAGGAGACATGGCATGA
- a CDS encoding mandelate racemase/muconate lactonizing enzyme family protein: protein MKITQVISHVLQYDLPSELGYSQQYYHKRTAHLVEVRTDEGVTGWGECFGPGNIAIANKGIVEKVIQPMILGDDPLDRDVIWHKVYNLMRDHGQKGMPMQSLSGVDIALWDIAGKIVGLPLHKLIGGAHRSKVAAYGYGMMLKRESTDDHVARFRDEAAAIREMGFAATKMKVGLGPRDDIRLAQAVREGVGEGFRFMVDANHCYTTPDAFHVGRALEELDVYWFEEPVAPEDLDGYRELRAGLRVNISGGEAEFNRWGWRHILENRGLDIAQPEVCAVGGISEYLRILALCHAHFTPVINHVWGSAVAVATNLHLLAAMPTLPGGLFPWEPMLEFDTTDNRFRDELLCDPLDIQGQVRRGNGLVAVPTGPGLGIEPDTDFIKRFEIDL, encoded by the coding sequence ATGAAGATCACCCAAGTCATCAGCCATGTGCTGCAATATGACCTGCCTTCGGAACTGGGCTATTCCCAGCAATATTATCACAAACGCACCGCCCATCTGGTCGAGGTGCGAACAGATGAGGGCGTCACCGGATGGGGCGAATGTTTCGGGCCCGGCAATATCGCCATCGCCAACAAGGGCATCGTGGAAAAGGTGATCCAGCCCATGATCCTGGGCGATGACCCGCTGGATCGGGATGTCATCTGGCACAAGGTCTATAACCTGATGCGCGACCACGGTCAGAAAGGCATGCCGATGCAATCGCTGTCGGGCGTCGATATCGCGCTGTGGGACATTGCCGGCAAGATCGTAGGACTGCCGCTGCACAAGCTGATCGGCGGCGCCCATCGCAGCAAGGTGGCTGCCTATGGCTATGGCATGATGCTCAAGCGCGAAAGCACGGATGATCACGTCGCACGTTTTCGCGACGAAGCCGCCGCCATTCGCGAAATGGGATTTGCCGCAACCAAGATGAAGGTCGGCCTTGGTCCTCGTGATGATATCCGCCTGGCCCAGGCAGTGCGCGAAGGGGTTGGCGAGGGTTTTCGCTTCATGGTCGATGCGAACCATTGCTACACGACGCCCGATGCTTTCCATGTCGGACGCGCGCTGGAAGAACTGGACGTCTATTGGTTCGAAGAGCCTGTCGCGCCCGAGGATCTGGATGGCTATCGCGAGTTGCGCGCAGGGCTGAGGGTCAATATTTCCGGCGGTGAGGCTGAATTCAACCGCTGGGGATGGCGACACATTCTTGAAAATCGAGGTCTCGATATCGCCCAGCCCGAAGTCTGCGCAGTCGGCGGCATCAGCGAATATCTGCGCATTCTTGCCCTGTGCCACGCGCATTTCACGCCGGTCATCAATCATGTCTGGGGCTCGGCCGTGGCCGTGGCCACCAATCTGCATCTTCTGGCGGCCATGCCCACACTACCCGGAGGGCTGTTTCCGTGGGAGCCGATGCTGGAATTCGACACGACCGACAACAGGTTCCGCGACGAACTGCTGTGTGATCCGCTCGACATTCAGGGACAGGTCAGAAGAGGCAACGGTCTTGTCGCCGTCCCGACCGGGCCGGGGTTGGGAATCGAGCCCGATACGGACTTCATCAAACGCTTCGAAATTGACCTGTAA
- a CDS encoding GMC family oxidoreductase, giving the protein MTCEPVDVLIIGAGASGAAIAWSLLETRMRILCLEQGRHLPHSEFPSRRDDYELARYGDFSCDPNVRKNPQDYPINVDDSCIAPVNWNGVGGSTVNFLGHWPRMKPSDFRSRTLDGVGEDWPVDYTTLEPFFAMNDRNTGVSGLPGNPAYPDYAPELPPIPIGTLGQTLAKGFNALGWHWWPSDVAILSKDHDGRQKCVNAGTCDLGCAAGAKGGTNFTFWPMLERAGVELRTESRVREILIDPVSGLATGVLYHGADGQLHRQEAELVILACNGIGTPRLLLNSTSAQFPDGLANRSGLVGRNLMFHPLTGVSGVFDRPMKGHEGPMACAILSQQFYESDASRGFLRGYGLHSGRSTTPMTFALGGYGIDRPIPWGDAHRDIMDNIYPNLASLTVVAEDLPEEENRVTLDPELTDSDGIPAPKITYRLGENSRRMLEHGKARATEVLLAAGARQILSKSEDEVWWRAGWHQLGTCRMGNDPDSSVVNSWGRSHDVRNLFIVDGSIFVTAGAVNPTSTIQALALYIGDRIKTNIATLFD; this is encoded by the coding sequence ATGACATGTGAGCCGGTGGATGTCCTGATCATCGGGGCGGGCGCGTCCGGGGCGGCAATCGCCTGGTCGCTGCTGGAAACACGGATGCGCATTCTTTGTCTGGAACAGGGAAGGCATCTGCCGCATTCGGAGTTTCCCAGCCGCCGCGACGACTATGAATTGGCGCGCTATGGTGATTTTTCCTGCGATCCCAATGTCAGGAAAAATCCGCAGGATTACCCGATCAATGTCGATGACAGTTGTATCGCACCGGTGAACTGGAACGGAGTCGGTGGCTCGACCGTCAACTTCCTGGGCCATTGGCCACGCATGAAACCTTCGGATTTCCGCAGCCGCACCCTGGACGGCGTTGGCGAGGACTGGCCTGTGGATTACACCACGCTGGAGCCATTCTTTGCAATGAATGACCGCAACACCGGCGTCTCGGGCCTGCCGGGCAATCCGGCCTACCCCGATTACGCACCCGAGCTGCCACCGATACCAATTGGAACGTTGGGGCAAACCCTTGCAAAGGGGTTCAACGCCCTGGGATGGCACTGGTGGCCCTCGGATGTCGCCATTCTCAGCAAGGATCACGATGGTCGTCAGAAATGCGTGAACGCCGGAACATGCGATCTTGGCTGCGCGGCGGGCGCCAAGGGTGGCACGAATTTCACCTTTTGGCCGATGCTGGAACGTGCCGGAGTCGAATTGCGCACCGAGTCACGGGTGCGCGAGATCCTGATTGACCCTGTCAGCGGACTTGCTACTGGCGTCCTGTATCACGGCGCGGACGGGCAATTGCATCGCCAAGAGGCCGAACTTGTCATCCTCGCCTGCAATGGCATCGGCACCCCGCGTCTCTTGCTGAATTCAACCTCGGCCCAATTCCCTGACGGCCTGGCAAACCGGTCGGGCCTGGTTGGCAGGAATCTGATGTTCCATCCCCTTACCGGTGTCTCGGGCGTGTTTGACCGGCCGATGAAGGGCCATGAGGGGCCAATGGCCTGTGCGATCCTCAGCCAGCAGTTCTATGAAAGCGACGCCTCGCGCGGGTTTCTGCGCGGATATGGTCTGCATTCGGGGCGCTCGACGACGCCGATGACATTTGCCCTTGGCGGATATGGCATTGATCGGCCCATTCCCTGGGGGGACGCCCATCGCGACATCATGGACAATATCTATCCCAACCTCGCCAGTCTGACCGTCGTGGCCGAGGATCTGCCTGAAGAGGAAAACCGTGTCACGCTGGACCCGGAGCTGACCGACAGCGACGGCATCCCTGCCCCGAAAATCACCTATCGGCTGGGTGAGAACAGCCGCAGGATGCTGGAACACGGCAAGGCCCGTGCCACCGAGGTGCTGCTGGCTGCCGGAGCGCGGCAAATCCTGTCCAAGAGTGAGGACGAGGTCTGGTGGCGTGCCGGATGGCACCAACTGGGCACATGCCGCATGGGCAATGACCCGGATAGCTCGGTCGTCAACAGCTGGGGGCGCAGCCATGACGTCAGGAATCTGTTCATCGTCGATGGATCGATCTTCGTGACCGCGGGCGCCGTGAACCCGACATCCACGATTCAGGCGCTGGCGCTGTATATCGGCGACCGGATCAAGACCAATATCGCAACCTTGTTCGATTGA
- a CDS encoding MetQ/NlpA family ABC transporter substrate-binding protein, with protein MLRIATLISVFALSATSALAEDIKVGVSPGEHAEIMEEVAKIAKPRGLNIEVIEFSDYVVPNQAVADGDLEANSFQHRPYLENQMKDRGFELVEVGTTITTPMGIYSDKITDMADLPEGAQVAIPNDPTNGGRALLLLQDLGLITLAEDTGLVPSPLDVTENPHDLSFLELDAAQLPRALADADIAIINTNYALASGLSPKDDSIAMEKADSPYVNIIVVRKGDEDQPWVKDLLAAYHSDEVKAFIEDKYQGAVLTSW; from the coding sequence ATGCTGCGCATTGCAACTCTGATTTCCGTATTCGCCCTCTCGGCGACTTCGGCGCTGGCCGAAGATATCAAGGTTGGTGTTTCGCCGGGCGAACATGCCGAGATCATGGAAGAGGTCGCCAAGATCGCCAAACCCCGCGGGCTGAACATCGAAGTCATCGAATTTTCGGATTACGTCGTTCCCAATCAGGCCGTCGCCGACGGCGACCTTGAGGCCAACAGCTTCCAGCACCGGCCCTATCTGGAAAACCAGATGAAGGATCGCGGTTTTGAACTGGTCGAGGTCGGCACGACGATCACCACGCCGATGGGAATCTATTCCGACAAGATCACCGACATGGCCGATCTGCCAGAAGGTGCCCAGGTCGCCATCCCGAACGATCCCACCAATGGCGGACGCGCACTGCTGCTGCTTCAGGATCTGGGCCTGATCACGCTGGCCGAGGATACCGGCCTGGTGCCCAGCCCGCTGGACGTGACCGAGAACCCCCATGACCTGTCCTTCCTGGAACTTGATGCGGCACAACTGCCCCGCGCCCTCGCCGATGCAGATATCGCCATCATCAATACCAATTACGCCCTGGCTTCGGGGCTGAGCCCCAAGGACGACTCCATCGCGATGGAAAAGGCCGACAGCCCCTATGTGAACATCATCGTTGTTCGCAAGGGTGATGAAGACCAGCCCTGGGTCAAGGATCTGCTCGCCGCCTATCACAGCGACGAGGTCAAAGCCTTCATCGAGGACAAGTATCAGGGGGCCGTGCTGACCAGCTGGTAA
- a CDS encoding methionine ABC transporter ATP-binding protein — protein MTRTATTGASIHFERVGKSFAGADGTTVTALQDVSLDVEAGAICGIIGRSGAGKSTLLRMVNGLERPTSGTVTVDGQDVGRAKGAKLRAIRRDVGMIFQHFNLMAQRTVFDNIALPLEIAGVQTSEIRPRVSELIQRVGLETHRDRYPAELSGGQKQRVGIARALATRPKVLLSDEATSALDPETTQTVLTLLRDINRDLGLTIVLITHEMGVVRDIASQMAVIDGGRIVEAGPTYDVFVRSAHPTTRSFLSGVTGVKLPAFLSGRIQDAPSGADEQEVIRVTFAGRHATDPMLARLGTDLGIDVNILAGAIEEIGTHPFGNLLISLNAARGAEARAYLERHGLLTEVLGYVR, from the coding sequence ATGACTCGGACTGCAACAACCGGTGCCTCCATTCATTTCGAGCGCGTCGGAAAATCCTTTGCCGGCGCAGACGGCACCACTGTCACCGCACTGCAAGATGTGTCGCTGGACGTCGAAGCCGGTGCGATCTGCGGTATCATCGGTCGATCCGGGGCCGGCAAATCGACACTGCTGCGCATGGTGAACGGGCTGGAACGGCCGACCAGCGGAACCGTCACGGTCGATGGCCAGGATGTCGGGCGCGCCAAGGGCGCAAAATTGCGGGCCATCCGGCGCGATGTCGGGATGATCTTCCAGCATTTCAACCTGATGGCGCAGCGAACCGTCTTTGACAATATTGCGCTGCCGCTGGAAATCGCCGGTGTTCAGACATCGGAAATCCGCCCGCGCGTCAGCGAGTTGATCCAGCGCGTCGGCTTAGAAACCCATCGCGACCGCTATCCGGCCGAACTTTCCGGCGGCCAGAAGCAACGGGTCGGCATTGCGCGGGCACTTGCCACGCGGCCCAAGGTGCTGCTGTCGGATGAGGCGACTTCGGCGCTCGACCCGGAAACCACCCAGACTGTCCTGACGCTGCTGCGCGACATCAATCGCGATCTTGGCCTGACCATCGTGCTGATTACCCACGAAATGGGGGTCGTGCGCGATATTGCCAGTCAGATGGCAGTGATTGATGGCGGGCGGATCGTCGAGGCCGGCCCCACATATGATGTGTTTGTTCGTTCGGCCCATCCCACGACACGTTCGTTCCTGTCCGGTGTTACCGGTGTCAAGCTGCCGGCGTTTCTGTCAGGGCGGATTCAGGATGCGCCGTCGGGCGCGGATGAACAGGAAGTCATTCGCGTCACCTTCGCGGGTCGCCATGCGACCGATCCGATGCTGGCGCGTCTTGGCACGGATCTGGGCATTGATGTCAATATTCTTGCCGGTGCCATCGAGGAAATCGGCACGCATCCCTTCGGCAACCTGCTGATTTCCCTGAATGCGGCGCGCGGTGCCGAAGCGCGCGCCTATCTTGAACGCCACGGCCTGCTGACGGAGGTGCTGGGCTATGTCCGCTAA
- a CDS encoding methionine ABC transporter permease yields the protein MSANVISLLIEATLQTGYMVLISTILGTLFGLPLGVFLATSQRGELLSAPLINKVLGLIVNAARSVPFIILVVAIIPFTRALVGTSIGTNAAIVPLTIAATPFIARLVENAIREVDSGLIEASRAMGATPLQIIRKVLIREALPGIMLGLTLAVVSLIGYSAMVGAVGGEGLGDLGIRYGYQRFMPDVMLAVVIILIVMVQLVQSAGEWIAARVDKRASRNRGN from the coding sequence ATGTCCGCTAACGTGATTTCCCTGCTGATCGAAGCCACATTGCAAACCGGCTACATGGTGCTGATCTCGACCATCCTTGGCACCCTGTTCGGCCTGCCGCTGGGGGTGTTTCTGGCCACCTCGCAACGTGGCGAATTGCTGTCGGCCCCGCTGATCAACAAGGTCCTTGGGCTGATCGTCAACGCCGCGCGTTCGGTCCCCTTCATCATTCTGGTCGTTGCAATCATCCCCTTCACGCGTGCGCTGGTGGGGACCTCGATCGGAACCAATGCCGCCATCGTGCCGCTGACGATTGCGGCAACGCCCTTCATCGCCCGACTGGTCGAGAACGCGATCCGCGAGGTGGATTCGGGATTGATCGAGGCCTCGCGCGCCATGGGGGCGACGCCTTTGCAGATCATCCGCAAGGTTCTGATCCGCGAAGCCCTGCCCGGCATCATGCTGGGCCTCACGCTAGCTGTCGTCAGCCTGATCGGTTATTCCGCGATGGTCGGGGCGGTCGGCGGCGAAGGCCTTGGCGATCTGGGCATTCGCTATGGCTATCAGCGCTTCATGCCCGATGTGATGCTGGCCGTCGTCATCATCTTGATCGTCATGGTGCAACTGGTGCAATCCGCCGGTGAGTGGATTGCCGCCCGTGTCGACAAACGTGCGTCGCGCAATCGCGGCAACTGA
- a CDS encoding GcvT family protein: protein MSAFPERAKVVIVGLGGIVGASVAHHLIERGWDDIVGIDKSGIPTDIGSTAHASDFCYCTSHDLLSTWCTMYSVDFYEKMGHYSRIGGLEVARVGDDERMAELKRRVDSGRAFGTNVKIISAAEAKEKFPLLEEDQIQGAMWDPDAGLVVPRSQTVAGKLVDNAVKTGRLKAFANTPALELLQENGRVTGVRTSRGTIHADHVVVCAGLWGRLIAELAGEDLPVMPVDHPLTFFGPYDEFAGTGLEIGRPLLRDQGNSAYLRDTGDPKSTEGGQIEWGYYYEKNPRLVHPREILEKDQARLSPSQRDLELDDVIEPLERAMELTPILAELGFNESHSFNGLLQTTTDGAPSMGESRKLRGLWYAVAIWVKDGPGMGKLLADWMTDGRTHIDHAGIDYARFNDFQLNEDYIYGRCEETAAKIYNPPVHPREPFGNARGIRRSPFYEREVELGGHFMELGGWERAHGYAANNHLLEKYADQVPLRENEWDSRHFWRVSNAEQLEMSADCGIINLSHFHMTDISGPDHLALMEWLCAAKIGGDGNIGKGIYTHMLDDEGMVRADFTVFRMEDRCRLVNGADAGPRDLQYMRRVAQDRGLDVTIRDVSEDYTTIGIWGPNARKNLQKVVEDPEALSVENFPFAAIRQIRIAGKTVTAFRISYVGEQGWELHMAYEDGLAVWDALRETGVIAVGVETYANSRRLEKSLRLQNADLHTQYNLYEADLARPKVKEADFRGKAKHLEYRAREHQPAMLCTLVMTDNTDSQGVARYPVGTLPVMDPETGETLIDELGRRSYTSSIAYGPSIGKNIALAYLPWDYCQVGRKLNLSYFDEIYPAEVAGVGYAPLYDPQNLKPRS, encoded by the coding sequence ATGTCCGCATTTCCTGAAAGGGCCAAGGTCGTTATCGTCGGTCTGGGCGGTATTGTCGGCGCGTCCGTCGCGCATCATCTGATTGAACGCGGTTGGGATGATATCGTCGGAATCGACAAGTCCGGGATCCCGACCGATATCGGCTCGACAGCCCATGCATCGGATTTCTGCTATTGCACCAGCCATGATCTGCTGTCGACATGGTGCACCATGTATTCCGTCGATTTCTATGAAAAGATGGGTCATTATTCGCGTATCGGCGGGTTGGAAGTGGCCCGTGTCGGCGATGATGAACGCATGGCCGAACTGAAGCGACGCGTCGACTCCGGTCGCGCATTCGGCACCAATGTGAAGATCATCTCGGCCGCCGAGGCCAAGGAAAAGTTCCCGCTCCTCGAGGAAGACCAGATTCAGGGGGCCATGTGGGATCCCGATGCTGGTCTGGTCGTGCCCCGCTCGCAGACCGTGGCCGGCAAGCTGGTCGACAACGCGGTCAAGACCGGCAGGCTGAAGGCGTTTGCCAATACGCCCGCCCTGGAGCTGCTGCAGGAAAATGGCCGGGTCACCGGTGTAAGGACATCGCGTGGCACGATCCATGCGGATCACGTCGTGGTCTGTGCGGGTCTGTGGGGGCGGCTGATTGCGGAACTGGCCGGAGAGGATTTGCCGGTCATGCCGGTTGACCATCCGCTGACCTTCTTTGGCCCCTATGACGAATTCGCCGGCACCGGGCTGGAAATCGGCCGCCCGCTGCTGCGCGATCAGGGCAATTCGGCCTATCTGCGCGACACTGGCGACCCGAAAAGCACCGAGGGCGGGCAGATCGAATGGGGCTATTATTACGAAAAGAACCCGCGTCTGGTTCACCCGCGCGAGATTCTTGAAAAGGACCAGGCGCGCCTGTCGCCCTCGCAACGTGACCTTGAACTTGATGACGTGATCGAGCCTCTGGAACGCGCGATGGAGCTGACGCCCATTCTGGCGGAACTGGGCTTCAATGAAAGCCATTCCTTCAACGGGCTGCTGCAGACCACCACCGATGGTGCGCCATCGATGGGCGAAAGCCGCAAGTTGCGGGGCCTGTGGTATGCCGTGGCCATCTGGGTCAAGGATGGGCCGGGCATGGGCAAGCTGTTGGCCGACTGGATGACCGATGGCCGTACGCATATCGATCACGCGGGCATTGATTACGCGCGCTTCAATGATTTCCAGCTGAACGAAGACTATATCTATGGCCGTTGCGAGGAAACGGCGGCCAAGATCTATAATCCGCCGGTTCATCCGCGCGAACCCTTTGGCAATGCTCGTGGCATCCGCCGTTCGCCCTTCTATGAACGTGAGGTCGAGCTTGGCGGTCACTTCATGGAACTGGGCGGCTGGGAGCGTGCGCATGGATATGCGGCCAACAATCACCTGCTGGAGAAATATGCCGATCAGGTGCCGCTGCGCGAGAATGAATGGGACAGCCGGCATTTCTGGCGGGTCTCGAATGCCGAGCAGCTGGAAATGAGCGCCGATTGCGGCATCATCAACCTGTCGCATTTCCACATGACCGATATCTCCGGGCCGGATCATCTGGCGCTGATGGAATGGCTATGTGCTGCCAAGATTGGCGGGGATGGCAATATCGGCAAGGGCATCTATACCCATATGCTGGACGACGAGGGCATGGTGCGCGCCGATTTCACCGTGTTCCGCATGGAGGACCGCTGTCGCCTGGTGAACGGTGCCGACGCCGGCCCGCGTGATCTGCAGTATATGCGTCGCGTCGCGCAGGACAGAGGGCTGGACGTCACCATCCGTGATGTCAGCGAAGATTACACGACCATCGGTATCTGGGGGCCCAATGCCCGCAAGAACCTGCAAAAGGTGGTCGAAGATCCCGAGGCGCTTTCGGTCGAGAATTTCCCCTTTGCCGCAATCAGGCAGATCAGGATTGCCGGCAAAACGGTCACGGCCTTCCGCATTTCCTATGTCGGTGAACAGGGCTGGGAATTGCACATGGCCTATGAGGACGGGTTGGCGGTCTGGGATGCGCTGCGCGAGACGGGCGTGATCGCGGTCGGGGTGGAAACCTATGCCAACTCCCGGCGGCTGGAAAAATCCCTGCGCCTTCAGAATGCCGATCTGCACACGCAATATAACCTCTATGAGGCGGATCTGGCGCGACCCAAGGTGAAAGAGGCCGATTTCCGGGGCAAGGCGAAACATCTGGAATATCGCGCCCGCGAGCATCAGCCAGCCATGCTGTGCACGCTGGTCATGACCGACAATACCGACAGCCAGGGCGTCGCACGCTATCCGGTGGGAACGCTGCCGGTCATGGATCCCGAGACGGGGGAAACCCTGATCGACGAACTGGGACGGCGGTCCTACACCAGTTCGATCGCCTACGGGCCCAGCATCGGCAAGAATATCGCGCTGGCCTATCTGCCATGGGACTATTGCCAGGTGGGTCGCAAGCTGAACCTGTCCTATTTCGACGAGATCTATCCCGCCGAGGTCGCGGGGGTCGGCTATGCCCCGCTTTACGATCCGCAAAACCTGAAGCCGCGCAGCTGA